Within Bacillus sp. Marseille-Q1617, the genomic segment GTGAGACCCCGCAGGCTTGCTGAGGAGGCTCACGGGCTACTCGCGGAAAGCGAAGTCTTGCACGGAAATCATTAGCGGCATTAAGAAAAATTGTTCGTCTTTATATGGGGTTTTTTAGTTTTGTCCCAGCCTCTTTTTCTATCATATGAATAACTGTTAAAACACTACTTTGACAGATGAATGGACCCGTCGTCCACTGCACCGAGCTTCTCTTTGAGAATATAAAAATGAAAGAAAAACTCTGCTATCCCGATAAGCAAAGCAGAAATGAATGCAGAGGGAAGGGCAACATTTGTGGCCAACCCTTCTATCACGGAAACGACTGCCCAGACCAGAAAGAATGCCATGATGAATTCCGCGGCGGTGGTGATGAAATTATTTGTCTTATGTAAAAAAGCCAAATCCCCCCCACCATAAGATATGGCTCCAAATAGAATGGCGATGATTGCAGTACTTTCAGCAGAAATGCGGAATCCAAGGCTCAGAACGAATGAAAACACAGCCAGGTTCACGAGTCCTTTAATAGCGAACGCCTTTGCATGTTTCAATTTTATCTCCTCCCTAGAGGCTTTCATCGTCGTTTCAACTCTATTTCCCGCCTTGATGTAAAATAAACAATGCCGCTGCATTTCCTAGAAAAATATGCCGCTATCCTATACACTGTAAGTAACTTACAAACGTGGTGATGCATGTGTTTAAGATTTTATTAATCGAAGATGATACAACTCTATTCAATGAAGTGAAAAACCGCTTGTCTCAGTGGTCTTATGACGTTTATGGAATAAAAGATTTCAGTAAAGTGATAGAGGAATTCTCTGAAGTCAAGCCGGATCTGGTGATCATTGATATTCAGCTGCCGAAGTATGACGGCTTTCATTGGTGCAGGATGATCAGGGCTCATTCAAATGTTCCCATCCTGTTCCTGTCGTCCAGGGACCACCCGACAGATATGGTCATGTCGATGCAGCTGGGGGCGGATGATTTCATCCAGAAGCCGTTTCATTTTGATGTTCTGATCGCGAAGGTGCAGGCAACGCTCAGGCGCGTCTATAACTACAATACAGAACAAGTGACTTTGAAGACGTGGTGCGGAGCTGCTGTAGATCATGAGCGTAATACAGTAAAGAATGATAAAGGGACCATCCAGCTTACCAAGAATGAAATGTTCATCCTGAAGCTTTTGATCAGCCAGAAAAATAAAATTGTCACCAGGGACAGCTTGATTCATTCATTATGGGACGATAAACGGTTCATCAGCGACAATACTTTGACGGTCAACGTCAATCGGCTGCGGAAGCGGCTTGATGAAATCGGCTTGGGGAATCAAATTGAAACCAAAGTGGGTCAGGGATACAGGGCTCTGGAAGAGGAACATGTATGATCGGTCAATTTATCAGGGAAAAAATAAGCTGGATTATGCTCTTTATCAGTCTACAGGGACTCCTCATCTTTGTCGCTTACCTTGATACATCCTTGCCGGTTTCATCAACTTTCTATGTGGTCTTCCTTTCGACTCTGATTTTCCTCCTCTTCATCGTGGTCCGCTATCACAAAGAAACCAAATATTATAGAGCGCTGAACGAATGGGACGTGAATCTGCATATAACAGGAATGCCTGAACCCCGAACCCCGTTTGAAAAAGTGGTTCACCAGAGCATGACGTTACAGGCGGAACAGCTGAGGGGGGAAGCCGCTTCGAACAGAAGAATGATCGAACAAGAAAAGGATGAACTCCTAGCTTGGATTCATGAAGTAAAGACCCCATTGACAGCGATGAGCCTGATTATCGAACGACTTAATGACCCCGAGCTCAAAGCATCTTTGAAATATGAATGGCTCCGGATCCATCTGCTCCTCGACCAGCAGCTTCATCATAAAAGAATTGATTTTCTTGAAAACGATCTGTACATAGAGAAGACTGACCTTGAGGAATTGATTTACGGAGAAATTAAAACTGTGCAGTCCTGGTGCATCCAAAAAGGGATCGGATTTGATATTAACCTGAAGGTAGAAGACGTCCTCTCCGACAGCAAGTGGCTTGCCTTCATCCTGCGGCAGCTGTTGACGAACGCCGTCAAATACAGCAAAGAGAGTGATATCGAGATCATGAGCGACCGGGAACATGGACATACTATCCTAAAAATCCGTGACTACGGAAAAGGAATCGACCAGAGAGACTTGCCGCGAATATTTGAAAAAGGTTTTACGTCTACCATCAATCACCAAAACACGGCTTCTACAGGCATGGGCTTGTACCTGACAAAGAAAGTGGCCGGGACACTTCATATTGACGTAAAGACAGAATCCGTCCCGGGGGAAGGGTCTACCTTTACGCTCATCTTCCCTGAGGAGAATGAATTTGTAGACACAAGAGGCATGTGACAAAAATGTCACATGCTTTTCTAATTTGTTCGGCTAATAAAAGGAAAAAGACTTTCCTGTTTTTTTATAATAAGAGTATCAAATCAAGGGAGTTTTTAAGTATGACGATTTTAGAAGCAGTGAAACTTCATAAAAGTTACGGGAACAAGTTCAATAAGCAGGAGGTGCTGAAAGGGATCGACCTTCAAATTACCAAGGGTGAATTTGTCGGCATCATGGGTCCGTCAGGTTCAGGGAAGACCACCCTCCTCAATGTTCTTTCTTCCATTGATAAGGTGAGTGAAGGTTCCATCAAGATCGAGAATAATGAAATGACGCGGATGAAAGAGAAGAAGCTTGCGGAGTTCAGGAAGAATCACCTCGGTTTCATTTTCCAGGATTACAATCTGCTCGACACCCTGACGGTAAAAGAAAACATCCTGCTTCCGCTTTCAATCACGAAAACACCTAAGAAAGAAGCGGAAAGTAAGTTCGATACCTTGGCGAGCCAGCTTGGGATCCTGGAGCTCAAAGATAAATACCCGAATGAAATTTCAGGGGGACAAAAACAGCGCACATCTGCCGCCCGGGCATTCATCCACGAACCAAGCATCATTTTTGCCGATGAGCCAACAGGGGCGCTTGATTCCAAATCGGCATCCGACTTATTGAATAAACTGGGGGAACTAAACGTCCAACTTGAATCGACGATCGTCATGGTCACACATGATCCCGTCGCTGCCAGCTACTGCAGCAGGGTCATCTTCATCAAAGACGGGCGAATCTATACCCAGCTGAATAAAGGTGACCAATCAAGACAGGCATTTTTCAAGGATGTCATGAAAACACAGGGTGTATTGGGCGGTGTCCAGAATGAACGTTAATACACTCATCTTCAGGAATCTGAAGAAGAACCTCAAAAATTATTACCTATATGTATTTGCACTCGTATTCAGTGTCGCTCTTTATTTTGCGTTTGTTACCCTTCAATATGATCCATCGATGGATGCAGCGAAGGGATCAATCAAAGGAGGGGCTGCCATCAAAGCGGGGTCGGTTCTCCTAGTAGCCATCGTTTGTATTTTTCTGCTTTATGCGAATACTATCTTCATCAAAAGGAGAAGCAAAGAAATCGGTCTATTCCAGCTGATTGGGATGACAAAAAGGAAGATTTTCTGGATCCTTACCGTTGAGAATTTTCTTTTGTATTTCGGCTCACTGGTTCTTGGTATCCTGATTGGCTTTTCATTTTCCAAGTTGATCATCATGATCATGTTCAACATTACTGGTGTTGATGCGATTGCAGAACTTCATTTCTCAACGCGGGCCTTGATTCAGACTGTCATCGTCTTCAGCGCGATCTATATCCTGATCATGCTGATGAACTTCTTTTTTATCAAGAGACAGAGCATTCTGGCACTTTTCAGGGTGCGTTCTTCCACCGAAACAAAAGTGAAGAAAGTGTCGGGGTGGGTCATGATGTTCGGGATCCTTGGGATGGTCCTGATCGCTGCCGGCTACTATGTTTCCTCCAAGCTATTTGAAGGAGACTTTCAAACGATGCAGGAGCTTTTCGCCGCGATGATCTTTATCCTGGCATCGGTCATCATCGGGACGTATCTGTTTTATAAAGGCTCCGTCAGCTTCATTTTTCAGATGATCAGGAAAAAGAAAGGCGGTTACCTGAACATTAACGAGGTGATGTCCCTTTCATCCGTCATGTTCAGGATGAAATCGAATGCATTGCTGCTGACCATCATCACTACGGTATCGGCACTGGCCATCGGTTTGCTGTCATTAAGCTACATCTCTTACTACTCTGCAGAAAAATTGGCAGAGGATAATGTTCCATCCGATTTCACTTTCACATCTGAAAAAGCTTTTATAAAGTTCAAAGATAAACTGGAACAAAACAACATCGAGTTCAGCAAAGAGGAAATGGACGTGATCATGGTTGCTGCCGACCTTGAAGACATCACCGAATCTGATTTTGCTGTAAATGGCACACTTAAAGCCATGCCGACTTCCTTCATCAGTGAAAATGAAATCGAAGGGGTCGATGTAGAGAGAGACGAAGTCCTGTTCAGTGGATACAGCGATCTGCTGGATAAAGTACTGCCGCTCGCCGATTCAGGTAAGATCGTATTAAAGGGGAAGACTGAATCGTTCGAACAGGAATATCTGGGTATGCGGGATGATTACCCAATTTCATGGTATTACACAGCAGGAGGTTCACCAGTTGGAGTCGTGGATGACGCCACTTTTGAGGAGTTGAAACAAGATCTTGATCCTTCGATCCAGAAAGGATCGAACATCTATATCGGTGTCGATATCGATAGTGACGAAAAACTGGATGAAGCAAATGATCTTTTCCATGAGCTCGGTTTTTCTGAAGGGTTCGAACATGATTCACAACAGGTTCTGGAAGGTGAACAGAAAAGGAATATTGGTCTCATTATGTTCATCGTCGGGTTCCTGGGGCTGACCTTCCTTATTACATCAGGCTGCATCCTTTATTTCAAGCAAATGGATGAAAGTGAAGACGAGAAGCCGAATTATACGATCCTTCGAAAGCTGGGCTTCACCCGATCCGATCTGATCAAGGGTATCAGGGCCAAACAGCTCTTCAATTTCGGCATTCCGCTTATGGTCGGACTGCTTCATAGTTATTTTGCCGTCAAGTCGGGCTGGTTTTTATTCGGCGGGGAATTCGACATTCCGATGGTCATCGTCATGGTCCTGTATGCCGCCTTATATTCGATATTCGGCTTCCTGTCTGTGCTCTATTACAAAAAGGTGATCAGTGAGGCATTATAAGAGTGAAAAGCTCCTGTTTGATGAAAGTTGGAGCTTTTCTCATTTCTATTAAATTGGTAAAATACATCATTATAGACGAAAGCAGGGATCATGATGGTTACGATTCAATAGATGAAACTCTATCAAACAAACAGCATAATGAAATGGAGGGAATCTATATGAATTCATTACAAGGAAAAACAGCCATCGTAACCGGTGCAAGCCGTTCAAACGGGATCGGTTCGGCCGCCTGCCTGGCGCTTGCAGAGGCGGGAGCAGACATTTTCTTCACCCACTGGACACCATTCGATGAAACGGCTGGGAACGGTGTTGAGAAGGATTGGCCAGGAATGTTAGAGGAGAAGTTGATCGAGATGGGGGTCCGCGCCGCCCATATGGAAGCAGATCTTGAAGATGATGGGACCCCTCAGAGGATTCTTGATGCCGTCAAGGAATCTCTCGGGACGCCGGAAATCCTTATCAACAATGCAACGTACTGTGCACCTTCGAATTTCCGCACCTTGGATACAGCCATTCTTGACAAGCATTATAACGTGAACAACCGCGGTACGCTCATGCTTTCAATGGAATTCGCCAAAGCATTCGAGAAGGCGAATCCGGAGGGCGGAGAAGGACGCATCATCCATATGGTTTCAGGGGGACCTGATCCGGATAACCTTGCTTATATTGCCACCAAAGGCGCGTTGAAAGCCATCACGCCGCCGCTTGCCACTGGACTTGCACCACTCGGAATCACCGTCAATTCCGTCGATCCGGGTCCGACCGATTCAGGATGGATCGACGAAGATCTCTCAAAGGCATTTTTGCCGATGTTTCCAATGGGGCGTCTTGGTCTGCCGGAGGATGCAGCAAAACTGATCCGCTTCCTTGCAAGCGGCGAGTCACAATGGATCACCGGTCAGATCATGGAATCCAACGGAGGATTTTTGGGTAAATAAGTGTAGCAGCCTGCTGAAATTTCAGCAGGCTTTTTTATGTGGAAATTGTCGAATATAGCCCGGGAAATATAGGGGAAATAGGCGGATATTGTCGCTTGTCTCCCCGGTCTATGGAAAGTGAGAACAGCCGCCAGTTGATTCAGCAGGCTGTTTTTAATTGTGTCTAAAAAAGCACTAAAATAGTTTCCTTCCATTTAACCCCTCAAGTTGTGATTTAGACCACTCCAAACACAATTGTCATTGAGTATGATGACAGTAAGTTCAATAAGTGAAAGGGGATTGAGGGAATTGGAGAAGAAGATGGAAGGGAAATCGAAAGAGGTTCAATGGGGTACATGGTTCTCGGTTGGAATCGTCGGACTGGTCATTTTTTTAACATATCTATTACTTTTTGGTTTTTATTTTTCAAGAGTATAGGAGGTTTACAGGATGAAGCTGAGTAGAGGAGAAGAAGTTTGGCTGATTGCAAGTTTTGGAATGATTCTCATTTTTATGTTCATTACCGGATATCAAACATTTGCCCTCGGAATGGGACCGCCGAGTCACCAGGAAACAATCGATCCACAGCAGGTGGATGAAACGGCTCCGTTTGATAACCCAGGCGTAAAGAAAATCGCTGACAATGAATACGAAGTTGTCATGACTCTTCAACTATTTAATTTTACTCCAGGTGAAATTGAAGTTCCTGCAGGGTCTACTGTTCATTTCGTCTTAACTTCGAAGGATGTCACACATGGATTTCAGGTTGCTGATACAAATATAAATGCAATGGTGATGCCGGGGTATATTCAGAAAATCACTCAAACGTTTGATGAACCTGGAAGTTATCTTGTACTGTGCAATGAATATTGCGGAGCTGGGCATCAGGCAATGAGCACGACCATCAAGGTGACAGAATAAGGAGGGACGGATGATGGAGCTGGTTAGAAAAATGGAAATGAACGTGAAGAAAAATGTGAGCCTGGGGGTATCTCCACAGGATGCGAAACTTTCGAAGACGTACTTATTAGTAGCATTTATTGCCCTCCTTCTGGGAGGGATACTCGGGCTGTTACAAGGACTCAACCGTGCCGGCCTGCTTCAATTACCGCCATGGTTAAATTACTATCAAGTGCTGACTGCACATGGTGTTCTGCTTGTTTTAGTATTGACTGCGTTCTTTACAATCGGATATTTTTACGCGGCTTTGTCCCATACTCTAGGTGGACTGCTTCCAAAGGTCCGGAAAATGGCATGGATCGGGTTTTACATGAAGACGGCGGGGCTCGTCATGGCGGTTATTCCAATTTTGAAAAATGACGCATCGGTCCTGTATACCTTTTATCCTCCGATGGCGGCATCACCCCTGTTCTATATCGGATTGGTCTTTATCGTTTTGGGTGTGTGGATGTGCGCTTTCGGTTCATTCATTTCAGTCGCCAACTGGAGGAAGCAGCACAAGGGTGAACATATCCCGATTCTTGCTTTCTTTGCCACGGGAGTGTTTGTCCTGCTGTTCTTTGGAAGTATTCCTGTGGCCCTGGAAGTGTTCATCATTATTCCTTGGGCCTTCGGCTGGATTGATACGATCAATGTCATGTTGAGCAGGACGCTGTTCTGGGCTTTCGGACACACATTGGTGAACATTTGGTATCTGACGGCCGTTTCGGCATGGTACGTCATCGTTCCTAAAATCATTGGCGGTAAACGATTCAGTGACACGTTGACAAGGGTTGTCATTATCTTATTGGTCATAATGAACATTCCTGGAGGGTTCCATCATCAGATCGTTGACCCTGGTATCTCAGAGGAAATTAAATATATGCATGTGTTTATGAGTCTGGCCATTTCTTTCCCTTCTTTAATGACGGCTTATGCTATGTTTGCTGTTTTTGAACGGACCGGGCGGAAGAAAGGCGGAAGAGGACTCTTTGGCTGGTTGAAAAAATTACCGTGGGGAGATGTAAGATTCCTTGCTCCGATGATCGCGATGATTGCGTTTATCATCGGGGGAGCGGGTGGAATTGCACAAACTACGAATCAACTGAATCAAGTCGTCCATAACACGATGTGGGTCGTAGGGCATTTTCATATAACAGTGGGAACTTCCGTCATTCTTACTTTCTTCGGAATCAGTTACTGGCTGGTACCTCTGGTTTCAAAACGGACCCTGACACAAAAGATGAATAGGCTCGGAATTATTCAAACCATCATTTGGACAGTCGGTATGATTTTCATGGCTATTTCCATGCATTGGATCGGCTTACTTGGTTCTCCACGCAGAACGTCCTATACAACATACGGCGATCATGCAGCAGCATTAAGCTGGGATCCATACTTGTTTCTCATCGCAATTGGCGGCACCCTTCTGTTCATCGGAGTTCTGCTGCAGGTGTATATAGTCTTGAATCTCATGTTCTGGGCACCAAAAGGCGAAACGGAATTTCCTATAGCAGACAGCGATCCCAAGGACGGGAAAACCCCTTATTGGACGGAAAAGTGGGGCCGCTGGATTGTCATCATGCTGCTATTGGTCGCAATGGGGTATGTCATTCCGATCGTGGACTTCATCATGAATGCACCACCGGGTTCCCCTCCATTCAGAACATGGTAATGATCTGAAAGAGAGAGCTGTCCAAGGGTTTGGTGCGGGCGGCTCTCTTTCACATCTTTCAAAAATGACAGGACGAAATGTGGAGGTCATAAAATGAATACAATAAACCGAAACCTTCTCTCGACCACAATCGTTTTACTATTCGGATTTGGTTTGTTTTTCAGCGGAACAGACGGATTTAAAGCTTTCACAGCTGAAGAAGCCAGATTACTAAAGCTTCAGGAAGAAAAACCTGAAGTACCTGATCTCGTGCTGGAAGACAGCAAGGGATCTTCTTACACATGGGATGAGTTTCGCGGGAAATATGTCTTTATCACTTTCTTTTATACTGCCTGCACGACCGTTTGTCCGCAGCTGGAAACGAATATGGCAAAGGTTTATGAGCACGTGCCGAGGGAGTCTCTCGGGGAAGACATCGTGTTCCTGAGTATCAGCTTTGCTCCTGATCAGGATACACCGGCAGCTTTAACGAAATATAAAGCCTATTTCGGTAGTGATGGAGAAAAATGGAGAATGGCCAGAATCACTGAGGAAGGAGAGTTGAATGCCCTTCTTGAAGCCTTCGGCGTAATTGTTATACCTGATAACAATGGAAATTTCACTCATAACTCTGCTTTCTATCTGGTAAATCGGGAGGGGCGGCTCCAGGAAGTGCTGGATTATAGAGACATAGATGGAGCGGCGGCTGTTGTGGATTCTTATCTCAAAATGGAAGCCAATTAAAGGAGGGGAAATGATGAAATCTTTTTACTACGGAAGCTTATTATTCATCTTTCTTATTCTGCCTCCAGTAGCCGAGCTGCTTGAATCGGTTATGATTGTCCACATGCATATGCAAATGCCGCTCTTGATCATTGCAGGGATGCTGATGGCACCTTTATTTCAAAAAAACTCTTTCTTGAGGAGATGGAATGAAAATGGCCAGCCGGGAATTCTTCTTTTTATGTTGATCTTTTCTTATTGGCTGCTGCCGAGAACGATGGATGAGGCGCTTTCTTCCTTGTGGATGGAAGGATTTAAGTTTATCAGTTTACCATTTTTGGCCGGCGTTCCCCTCAGGGACAGCTGGACGAAAGTAAGCAATGGAACGAAGAGGGTTGTCCTTATCATTATTACACTTTTATCCGCCCTCATGGGATGGATCTATATCTTTTCTCCAAACCAGCTCTGTAACAACTATTTGATTGTGGAACAGGTTACACTTGGCTGGGGTTTCTGGACGATGGGGCTTTGCATCAGTATTTATATCGTGTATGACATGTTCAGTGAAAAATGGGAAGAATCTTATTAAAGCCTGTGATGATCGTCACAAAAGGCAAGGTTACTCTTTGATATAGTGAAGAAAGAGTGACGAAGCAAGGAGGGGTACAATTGAAATTTCAATCTCTATACGATGAAATCGGTCCTGACCGGATACAGGCACTGGTGGACGCATTTTATCCCAAGGTCTACAGAGATCCAGATCTGAGGCCGTTGTTTGAAGGTGAAATGTCGGAAATCATGAGGAAACAATACATGTTTCTCACCCAGTTTCTCGGAGGTCCGCCATTATACAGTGAAGAATTCGGTCCGCCTGCCATGAAAGCAAGGCATCTCCCTTTCGAAATCACTCCAGAGAGGGCAAGGTGCTGGCTGCACTGCATGAAAGAAGCATTCGAAGAAACAGGTTTGAACGACCTTCCTGAGGGCGAGGTATTCTATACAAGGCTCACCCAAGTGGCAGCAATCATGATTAACACAAAATAATATAGAAGACAGATAAGAGAGGCTGGGACATGAGTGTTTTAGTCTAAGTAAAACCCGAACTAATATGTCCTCTAAGAGGCTTATTAGTTCAGGTTTTTAATAGTTTAGATGTTCAAGTAGATTTTAGCTATTTCCAGCGGTTGATTGGAGTGCAAGACGAAGACTCCTGCGGGAAGAGTAGCTTATAAGAAAAGCGGAAGGGCTTTGAAGAGAGGTGGGGGGCATAAGACGAATCGGCCTGGAAGGCGCTCTTTGCCTTCTTGGTCGGTTTGGCTTATGACCTGTGCCTCTAAGCCCTGCAGCTAGACATGTGAGACCCCGCAGGCTTGCCGAGGAGGCTCACGGGCTACCCGCGGAAAGCGAAGTCTTGCACGGAAATCAATAGCGGCATTAAGAGTCTATACTGAAATTGTTCGTCTTTACTCTTTTTGTTCTAAATCAAATCTTCTGTACCGCACGAGGGAAAAGAATATTATTTTCCAAGTGGATATGCTCGAATAAATCGGATTCCAGTTCTTCCAGCCGCTGATAAACAAGGCGGTAGGTTCCGCATGCACCCAGAGGAGGGGTGAAATCATTTGTGACCTTTCGGATTTCTTTTATGATATCCCCTGCATGTTGATGCTCGTCTTCCAACGCCGAAAGAATGGTCAATAATCTCTCTTTGTTTTCAGGCTTTGGATCTTCTTCGAATGCAATAAGTGCCGGGAAGTCTTCCATTTCTTCCTTGATCGTATGCTGCTCAAGATCAGCCTTCAACTGATGGAACAGTTTATGAATCTGTGCTAAATGGGGGTGCTGTGCCCCATGAACGCGAAGTACCTTCGTCACATAAGGAGTCAGTTTCGGCAGTTCTTCATTTAAGTAACGGTGGTGTTTACCGACGATATATTGAATCAACTCCGTGGATGAAGCCTGTTCCCAGTTGATGGTGGATTCGCTCAATCTCTTCGCTTCATCATACAGTGCATTTAACTCCGTGAGGATTTCTTCTGAAGAAAGATTCCTTTCTTCGATCGCTTCAATTAAAGGGCGATTTCCTCCGCAGCAAAAGTCGATTCGATTCGCCTTGAAAAAGTCGCTTGCTTTCGGAAATTCTGTGACGATATTCCCTATTATGGATGACTCTGTGAATGTTTGTGTCATTGTAATCCCTCCATATTGTTGTGTTACTTGTATAACTGTCTTTATCATATCAACAACTGAACGAGAGTTTTGTGATACATATCACAGATCGGAATGAAGTTCATCACTGGTTAACTTCATTTCTGACAGCCATTCTCTGCGACAAAGTCACCCGTCCATATCCGCGATCAGTGAATGATTTCCTCTTTCAGTTTGTCAGGGTCGATGACATAGAAGCCTGAGGTATCAAGCTCGATAAGATCTTTTTTCCTTAGCTGGTTAAGGGTTCTGCTGACTGTTTCACGCGAGGTGCCGATCATGTTGGCGAGTTCTCTGTTCGTAAAATGGGTGGTGATTTTATACAGGTTTTCTTGCTTCACACCATTGGACTTTGATAGACGCAGTAGAAGCATAATGACCTGTTCATACGTATTGTGGAGAATTTTCTCTTCCAAGCGGCTTTGAAGATCGACAATTTTACCCCCTAGAACCCGGAATAACTTAATGCAAAGCTCTGGGTGTTGAATCAGGATTTTCTCGAAATCTTTAATGGGGGTGACGATGAGCTGGGCCTTTTTTATGACCTCGGCGTTAGCAGGAAAAGTCCCCTGCCTGAAAAAACCGGCGTGAGGGAACATTTCACCATCCTCGAGTACCGATACGATCTGTTCTTTTCCGGTTGCATCAGTTTTATAAATTTTCACGATGCCGGAGTGGATGAAGAAGACGCGGTCGAGAGGTTCTTCCTGCATGAAAATAATCGAACGGGCATTATATATTCTTGACGACGAAATCGATATGATCGGCTGCAGCTCCTCGTCAGACAGCTCCTTGAATAATGGAACGGTTTGCAGATGCTTTTTAATCTCTTCTTTTTTTAACATGGAGGACTCCTTTCTGTGTTTGAACTATCATCACTATCACCATCTAAACACTCTTTTTCCTCATGCTCTTCGGTATATACACACATGCTGGTTCGCTT encodes:
- the ric gene encoding iron-sulfur cluster repair di-iron protein; its protein translation is MTQTFTESSIIGNIVTEFPKASDFFKANRIDFCCGGNRPLIEAIEERNLSSEEILTELNALYDEAKRLSESTINWEQASSTELIQYIVGKHHRYLNEELPKLTPYVTKVLRVHGAQHPHLAQIHKLFHQLKADLEQHTIKEEMEDFPALIAFEEDPKPENKERLLTILSALEDEHQHAGDIIKEIRKVTNDFTPPLGACGTYRLVYQRLEELESDLFEHIHLENNILFPRAVQKI
- a CDS encoding Crp/Fnr family transcriptional regulator; the protein is MLKKEEIKKHLQTVPLFKELSDEELQPIISISSSRIYNARSIIFMQEEPLDRVFFIHSGIVKIYKTDATGKEQIVSVLEDGEMFPHAGFFRQGTFPANAEVIKKAQLIVTPIKDFEKILIQHPELCIKLFRVLGGKIVDLQSRLEEKILHNTYEQVIMLLLRLSKSNGVKQENLYKITTHFTNRELANMIGTSRETVSRTLNQLRKKDLIELDTSGFYVIDPDKLKEEIIH